A window from Megasphaera vaginalis (ex Bordigoni et al. 2020) encodes these proteins:
- a CDS encoding HypC/HybG/HupF family hydrogenase formation chaperone, which translates to MCVGLAARVVKVNKDMVLVDASGARREVSAELLDELDPGDYVMIHAGMAIAKITADDEAETTALLEDL; encoded by the coding sequence ATGTGTGTAGGCTTGGCGGCACGTGTTGTGAAGGTAAATAAAGATATGGTATTGGTCGATGCGTCTGGGGCACGGCGTGAAGTGTCGGCCGAATTGCTTGACGAACTCGATCCCGGCGATTATGTCATGATTCATGCCGGGATGGCGATCGCCAAGATTACGGCAGATGATGAAGCTGAAACGACGGCTCTCTTGGAGGACTTATAA
- a CDS encoding nitrogenase component 1 produces MKGLWKYISPFAPDQAGVSSVLYELGGIVVICDAGGCAGNICGFDEPRWFGRRSAVFSAGLRDMDAVLGRDDRLVDKLCEAAKTIDASFAAIIGTPVPAVIGTDYRALKRLAEKRLHLPVMAIDSSGMDFYDTGIEKAYAELFRTFTVTDRPRRRRTVGVIGASPLDLLRADDVTAITAALKKAGWQDVLIYGRGSLDVIEEAATAEKNIVLSPAGLKSAAYLERYCNTPYEAAYPVLPHLDCAVKGRTILVVHQQVAANALRQQLLDRGAAAVTVATWFTLAPQLAAAGDVALREEDEFIALADCDRFDVIVGDSFFKRGLKHFHGTFVDVPHVAVSGRTATDD; encoded by the coding sequence ATGAAAGGATTGTGGAAATATATTTCTCCCTTTGCGCCCGACCAAGCGGGGGTTTCGTCTGTTCTCTACGAGTTGGGAGGGATCGTCGTCATCTGCGATGCCGGCGGTTGCGCCGGGAATATCTGCGGTTTTGACGAACCGCGCTGGTTCGGCAGGCGCAGCGCCGTTTTCAGTGCCGGCCTGCGAGATATGGACGCCGTCTTGGGACGTGACGACCGTCTTGTCGATAAACTTTGCGAAGCGGCGAAGACGATTGACGCCTCCTTTGCCGCGATTATCGGCACGCCCGTACCGGCTGTCATCGGTACCGATTACAGAGCGTTGAAACGGCTGGCGGAGAAACGGCTTCACCTGCCGGTTATGGCCATTGATTCTTCTGGCATGGATTTTTACGATACGGGCATAGAAAAGGCTTATGCAGAACTTTTTCGGACGTTTACGGTAACCGACAGGCCGCGCCGGCGTCGTACCGTCGGGGTCATCGGCGCTTCGCCGCTCGACCTGCTGCGGGCAGATGATGTGACGGCGATCACGGCGGCTCTTAAGAAGGCGGGCTGGCAAGATGTCCTCATCTACGGGCGCGGCAGCTTGGACGTGATCGAAGAGGCGGCGACGGCAGAGAAGAATATCGTTCTTTCGCCGGCCGGACTGAAGAGCGCCGCGTATCTGGAGCGGTACTGTAATACTCCTTATGAAGCGGCGTATCCCGTTTTGCCGCACCTTGATTGCGCCGTAAAGGGCAGGACGATTCTCGTCGTGCACCAGCAGGTGGCGGCCAACGCTTTGCGACAGCAGTTGTTGGACAGAGGAGCGGCTGCCGTCACGGTGGCGACATGGTTTACGTTGGCGCCGCAGTTGGCGGCTGCCGGTGATGTGGCCCTTCGCGAGGAAGACGAGTTCATTGCCCTGGCCGACTGCGATAGATTCGACGTGATCGTCGGCGACAGCTTCTTCAAACGAGGGCTCAAACATTTTCACGGAACCTTTGTCGACGTGCCGCACGTTGCCGTTTCGGGAAGGACGGCAACCGATGACTGA
- a CDS encoding nitrogenase component 1, which translates to MKQAQRVLSTYAVDLFGMASALFELGGLIVMHDASGCNSTYNTHDEPRWYDTPSMIYISGLREIDAVQGDDSRLIDDIAAAAAETRPQFIAIGGSPMPNAIGTDFQGIEKVTERRTGIPTFGFRTDGIHSYLPGAGEAYVAYAKRFLREPTKAPQLPARRVNLLGLTPLDFSVVGNATTLKKLLADRGLILQSSWSMGDGPERLAQAADADVNAVVSATGFYLAQYMQEAYGIPYVVGIPVGAAGEAAWIAALQRGDMAYLTGLRGTEKRLKAKHAMAELNAWKAEQVYDDSPCDLVLIGEPVWLLSLRQFLRRRQPSASIRLICPMADAPSLLLTDIAAVSVEDVLRSECRKGRRVIADPIYSRLLPEEAGKFISFPHEAYSGRHYRRDIPLFIGSAMEAWADEKNL; encoded by the coding sequence GTGAAACAGGCACAGCGCGTGCTTTCTACGTATGCCGTCGACCTTTTCGGCATGGCGTCGGCGCTTTTCGAGTTGGGCGGGCTGATCGTCATGCACGATGCGTCCGGGTGTAATTCGACATATAATACGCATGACGAGCCGCGATGGTACGATACGCCGAGCATGATCTATATTTCGGGTCTGCGTGAAATTGACGCGGTGCAAGGCGATGACAGCCGGCTCATCGACGATATTGCCGCTGCCGCGGCAGAGACGCGCCCGCAGTTCATCGCCATCGGCGGCAGTCCGATGCCCAACGCCATCGGTACGGATTTTCAAGGAATCGAAAAGGTGACGGAAAGGCGGACGGGGATTCCGACTTTCGGGTTCCGTACCGACGGTATTCACAGTTATCTGCCCGGCGCCGGCGAAGCGTATGTGGCCTATGCCAAACGGTTTCTCCGGGAGCCGACGAAGGCGCCGCAGCTGCCGGCGCGGCGCGTCAATCTCCTGGGGCTGACGCCTCTGGATTTTTCCGTTGTCGGCAATGCGACGACGTTGAAAAAACTGCTTGCTGATCGGGGGCTGATTCTGCAGTCGTCATGGTCTATGGGAGATGGTCCCGAGCGGTTGGCGCAGGCGGCTGATGCCGACGTCAATGCCGTCGTTTCAGCGACCGGTTTTTACTTGGCGCAATATATGCAAGAAGCATATGGCATCCCGTATGTCGTCGGCATTCCCGTCGGCGCTGCCGGTGAAGCGGCTTGGATTGCCGCACTGCAGCGCGGCGACATGGCGTATCTGACCGGACTCAGGGGAACGGAAAAGCGGCTGAAGGCGAAGCATGCCATGGCGGAGTTGAATGCCTGGAAGGCGGAGCAGGTGTATGACGACAGCCCTTGCGATCTGGTACTGATCGGCGAGCCCGTCTGGCTCCTGTCGCTGCGGCAGTTTCTGCGGCGGCGGCAGCCGTCGGCGTCGATCCGGCTCATTTGCCCTATGGCCGATGCGCCGTCGCTGCTCTTAACGGACATTGCCGCCGTTAGCGTCGAAGACGTACTGCGCAGCGAATGCCGCAAAGGACGGCGTGTTATTGCCGATCCCATTTACAGCCGGCTCTTGCCGGAAGAAGCGGGAAAGTTCATCTCCTTTCCCCATGAAGCGTATTCGGGACGGCATTACCGTCGGGATATTCCCCTTTTCATCGGCAGCGCCATGGAGGCGTGGGCTGATGAAAAGAACTTGTGA
- the hypE gene encoding hydrogenase expression/formation protein HypE — MDTVVTLAHGAGGAKTAALIDSVFKAHFSNPEFTGDDAAILSIGQEKLAFTTDGFIVSPPEFKGGNIGKLSICGTVNDLACMGAKPLYLSCAFVIEEGFPLAKVETYAAAMAETAAAAGVRIVAGDTKVAGKGQVDNLFITTTGIGVVQDGIQTSGSLAKPGDAVIVSGDVGRHGCTILLARDKYGINAEVDSDCAPLWQTVESLFAVTKDLHVLRDATRGGVGTVLYEIAGQSRVGIRLDGSAVPVAPAVRGVCGMLGLEPLYLACEGRLVIIAPQEHAAALVDVLRQGPYSQHAAVIGTVTAEFAGQVTVTTEIGAQTLLPPPGGELLPRIC, encoded by the coding sequence ATGGATACAGTAGTTACATTGGCTCACGGCGCCGGCGGCGCCAAGACGGCGGCGTTGATCGACAGTGTTTTTAAAGCTCATTTTTCGAATCCTGAATTTACCGGTGACGATGCGGCAATCCTGTCGATCGGACAGGAGAAGCTGGCGTTTACGACGGACGGCTTTATCGTTTCGCCGCCTGAATTCAAGGGCGGCAATATCGGCAAACTGAGTATCTGCGGCACCGTCAACGATCTCGCTTGCATGGGGGCTAAGCCCCTGTATCTTTCCTGTGCCTTCGTCATTGAAGAAGGATTTCCGCTGGCGAAGGTGGAAACGTACGCGGCGGCGATGGCGGAGACGGCTGCCGCGGCCGGCGTCCGCATCGTCGCCGGTGATACGAAGGTAGCCGGCAAAGGGCAGGTGGACAATCTCTTTATCACGACGACCGGCATCGGCGTCGTGCAGGACGGTATTCAAACGTCAGGATCGCTGGCTAAACCGGGTGATGCCGTTATTGTCAGCGGCGATGTCGGCCGCCATGGTTGTACGATTTTGTTGGCCCGCGATAAATACGGCATCAATGCCGAAGTCGACAGCGATTGTGCACCGTTGTGGCAGACCGTGGAGTCGCTCTTTGCCGTGACGAAAGACCTTCATGTTCTGCGCGATGCCACGCGCGGCGGCGTCGGTACGGTTCTTTACGAAATTGCCGGCCAGAGCCGCGTCGGTATCCGGCTCGACGGCTCTGCCGTTCCCGTGGCTCCGGCTGTCCGCGGCGTTTGCGGCATGCTCGGGTTGGAACCGCTTTATCTCGCCTGTGAAGGAAGATTGGTTATCATTGCACCGCAGGAACATGCCGCTGCGCTTGTCGATGTGCTGCGGCAGGGGCCGTATTCGCAGCACGCCGCCGTCATCGGCACGGTAACTGCCGAATTCGCCGGGCAGGTAACAGTGACGACGGAAATCGGTGCGCAGACGCTGCTGCCGCCTCCCGGCGGAGAGCTGCTGCCGCGGATTTGCTGA
- the hydF gene encoding [FeFe] hydrogenase H-cluster maturation GTPase HydF yields the protein MGLNDTPSGERLHIGFFGCRNAGKSSVVNAVTGQNLAIVSETKGTTTDPVYKAMELLPLGPVMIIDTPGFDDTGKLGELRVKKTRHVLNKTDIAVVIVDSTVGLRPVDEEIIALIEAKKIPYLLVWNKTDLQAPHLGGERELAVSAATGAGIWELKERLGATVPNSERVPIVADLVKPHDLVLLVVPIDSAAPKGRLILPQQQTIREVLDSDAVVVVVKENEVAATLTRLGTAPALVITDSQAFQTVAAQTPDSILLTSFSILMARHKGLLASAVRGVAAVETLHNHSKVLIAEGCTHHRQCDDIGTVKIPRWLQRHTGAAITFETASGTEFPDDLSPYELIIHCGSCMLNEREVQYRMKCAADQGVAMTNYGIFIAYVTGILKRSVRVFPDVYKTL from the coding sequence ATGGGATTAAATGATACGCCGTCAGGAGAGCGGCTGCATATCGGGTTTTTCGGTTGCCGCAATGCCGGCAAATCGAGCGTTGTCAACGCCGTAACGGGGCAGAATCTGGCGATTGTTTCCGAGACGAAGGGGACGACGACGGATCCCGTTTACAAGGCCATGGAACTCTTGCCGCTCGGGCCGGTCATGATCATCGATACGCCCGGCTTTGACGATACGGGCAAGCTAGGTGAACTGCGCGTGAAAAAGACGCGGCACGTGTTGAACAAGACGGATATCGCCGTCGTCATCGTCGACAGTACCGTCGGGTTGCGTCCTGTCGATGAGGAGATCATCGCTCTGATCGAAGCGAAAAAAATCCCATATCTGCTCGTTTGGAACAAGACCGATCTGCAAGCGCCGCACCTCGGCGGCGAGCGGGAACTGGCCGTCAGCGCCGCTACGGGCGCCGGTATTTGGGAATTAAAAGAACGCCTTGGCGCCACCGTGCCAAACAGTGAACGTGTGCCTATTGTGGCCGATCTGGTTAAGCCGCACGATCTGGTGCTTCTCGTCGTACCCATCGATTCGGCGGCGCCGAAGGGCCGTCTGATCCTGCCGCAGCAGCAGACGATCCGCGAAGTCCTGGACAGTGACGCCGTCGTTGTCGTCGTCAAAGAAAACGAAGTCGCCGCGACGCTGACCCGTCTCGGCACGGCGCCGGCCTTAGTCATCACCGACAGTCAGGCCTTTCAAACGGTGGCGGCGCAGACGCCCGATTCGATCTTGCTGACGTCTTTTTCGATCCTTATGGCTCGGCATAAAGGACTGTTAGCCAGCGCCGTCCGCGGCGTGGCGGCCGTCGAGACGCTGCATAATCACAGCAAGGTGCTGATTGCCGAAGGCTGTACGCATCATCGCCAATGCGATGACATCGGCACGGTAAAGATTCCGCGCTGGCTGCAGCGGCATACCGGTGCGGCGATCACGTTCGAAACGGCGAGCGGTACGGAATTTCCCGACGATCTGTCCCCGTATGAGTTGATTATTCACTGCGGCAGTTGTATGCTTAATGAGCGGGAAGTGCAGTACCGCATGAAATGTGCGGCGGACCAAGGCGTAGCCATGACGAATTACGGGATTTTTATTGCCTACGTGACGGGGATCTTAAAGCGAAGCGTCCGTGTCTTTCCCGATGTATACAAGACGTTATGA
- the hypF gene encoding carbamoyltransferase HypF — MTDTVRICVFGIVQGVGFRPFVSRIAIAAGICGTVCNKGSYVEIIAQGETAALASFQSALAQQAPPRSAILKIDCEEAAKSPAFADFTIVESTREAGAVFVSPDIAVCETCKKELFDRHDRRYLHPFINCTACGPRLTILDSMPYDRERTSMGDFPMCRACRDEYYDSASRRYDAQPVCCNECGPVVYVYGGTEQGAAAITAARRSIAGGGIVAVKGIGGFHLCCDGTNEAAVKRLRRLKRRPVKPFALMLRDLAAVRRECVLPATAEPILDGHAKPIILLAKKAGGLAAPSVAPHNPAVGVMLPYAPLQLLLFTYPDGVDMPDVLVMTSANASGAPICRTDEDAARELTGLCDMILSHNRTIRLRADDSVMRFYRNRPYMIRRSRGYAPLPVMGPEFFKGAVLAIGGELKNTFCLAKDALFYLSPYVGDLGDVRTMAVLRESVARLEELLEVRPTVVACDLHPLYHSAQIAAEQGLPLIRIQHHYAHILSCLAENGVDREVLGIAFDGTGYGTDGTIWGGEILQVSYSGFRRVASIRPFRQPGGDSGAREGWRIAVSLLYDGNGDKAATQALVKRLALATEAETAAQFFLADEGLNSVVSTSAGRLFDAVSAVLGLCRISTFEGEAAMALQFAAEEWEKNHGPAAAYTDLAPEADDGRLLLPTDRLFQRLTADFLAGAAAGLLAYRFHASLALMTTAVCVQLRRTAGLGAVALSGGVFQNTLLLRLCEENLAAAGFHVYTHSLVPANDGGIALGQAVAAMYSIQQR, encoded by the coding sequence ATGACTGATACAGTGCGTATCTGCGTGTTCGGTATCGTTCAGGGCGTCGGCTTCCGGCCTTTTGTCAGCCGCATTGCGATTGCAGCAGGGATTTGCGGTACTGTCTGCAATAAAGGATCGTATGTGGAAATTATCGCTCAAGGGGAAACGGCGGCGCTGGCTTCCTTTCAATCGGCCTTGGCGCAGCAGGCGCCGCCGCGGTCGGCGATTTTAAAGATCGATTGCGAAGAGGCGGCAAAAAGTCCGGCGTTTGCCGATTTTACCATCGTTGAGAGCACCCGGGAAGCCGGCGCCGTTTTTGTCTCTCCCGATATTGCCGTTTGTGAAACGTGCAAGAAGGAGCTTTTTGATCGACACGACCGCCGCTATCTTCATCCTTTTATCAACTGTACGGCTTGCGGGCCGCGGCTGACGATTCTCGATTCCATGCCCTACGACCGGGAACGGACGAGTATGGGCGATTTTCCCATGTGCCGCGCCTGCCGCGACGAATATTACGACAGCGCAAGCCGGCGTTACGATGCGCAGCCTGTGTGCTGTAACGAGTGCGGCCCCGTCGTTTACGTTTACGGCGGTACGGAGCAGGGCGCTGCGGCGATCACGGCGGCGCGCCGCAGCATTGCCGGCGGCGGTATTGTCGCCGTCAAGGGCATCGGCGGGTTTCACCTCTGCTGCGACGGTACGAACGAAGCTGCCGTCAAGCGCTTGCGCCGCTTGAAACGGCGGCCTGTCAAGCCCTTTGCTCTGATGCTCCGGGATTTGGCGGCAGTACGGCGCGAGTGCGTCCTGCCGGCGACGGCGGAACCGATCCTTGACGGTCACGCCAAACCGATCATCTTGTTGGCAAAGAAAGCCGGCGGGCTGGCGGCGCCGTCGGTGGCGCCGCATAATCCTGCCGTCGGCGTTATGCTGCCTTATGCGCCGTTACAGCTCCTTCTTTTTACGTATCCTGACGGCGTCGATATGCCCGATGTTCTGGTCATGACCAGCGCCAATGCGTCGGGAGCGCCGATTTGCCGTACTGACGAAGATGCGGCGAGGGAGCTGACCGGTCTATGTGATATGATCTTGTCTCACAATCGGACGATTCGCCTTCGCGCCGATGATTCGGTCATGCGTTTTTACCGCAACCGGCCGTATATGATTCGCCGCTCCCGCGGTTACGCACCCTTGCCGGTCATGGGGCCGGAATTCTTCAAAGGCGCAGTCCTGGCCATTGGCGGAGAATTGAAAAACACCTTCTGTCTTGCGAAGGATGCGCTTTTCTACCTTTCTCCCTATGTCGGCGATCTGGGTGACGTGCGGACCATGGCGGTTTTGCGCGAATCCGTCGCGCGCCTGGAAGAGCTTCTTGAAGTGCGGCCGACAGTCGTCGCTTGTGACCTGCACCCTTTGTACCATTCGGCGCAGATCGCGGCCGAGCAGGGCTTGCCGTTGATCAGGATACAGCACCACTATGCGCATATCCTTTCCTGTTTGGCCGAAAACGGCGTCGACCGTGAGGTCCTCGGCATTGCCTTTGACGGTACCGGGTACGGTACGGACGGCACAATCTGGGGAGGGGAGATTTTGCAGGTTTCGTACAGCGGCTTCCGCCGCGTCGCGTCGATCAGGCCCTTCCGACAACCCGGCGGGGACAGCGGCGCCAGGGAAGGCTGGCGCATTGCCGTTTCCCTGCTCTATGACGGTAACGGTGACAAGGCGGCGACGCAGGCGTTGGTAAAACGGCTGGCTCTGGCGACGGAAGCGGAGACGGCGGCGCAGTTCTTTTTGGCCGATGAAGGATTGAACAGCGTCGTTTCGACGAGCGCCGGCAGACTTTTTGATGCGGTCAGTGCCGTTTTGGGGTTGTGCCGCATTTCGACGTTTGAAGGTGAAGCGGCGATGGCGCTGCAGTTTGCCGCTGAGGAATGGGAAAAAAATCACGGTCCGGCGGCAGCGTATACCGATTTGGCGCCGGAAGCGGACGACGGCCGGCTGCTATTGCCGACGGACCGACTTTTTCAACGGCTGACAGCCGATTTTCTGGCCGGCGCCGCGGCAGGATTGCTGGCGTATCGCTTTCATGCATCGCTGGCGTTAATGACGACGGCTGTCTGCGTGCAGCTTCGCCGCACTGCCGGTCTCGGCGCCGTAGCGTTGAGCGGCGGCGTATTTCAAAACACCTTGCTTCTCCGGCTTTGTGAAGAGAACTTGGCGGCGGCGGGCTTTCACGTATATACGCACAGTCTCGTGCCTGCCAATGACGGCGGTATCGCCTTGGGACAGGCTGTGGCGGCGATGTATTCCATACAACAACGATAA
- a CDS encoding nitrogenase component 1, giving the protein MIYENEIHPDVISPVVTPDGAEIRIGDAAYPRPFRIGLQYASPARGHWTIAHSPLLIPECHEIYVCCACCLHGVVLSADEVPGGAARFSMVTLTNENIIKGNLEEMMIDGIAHIIENLPHRPKCVEGFTSCMQHFMHIDLHVVYGALRRRFPDIDFIDGYMIPTLQRRFTPDVLGRRQLLRAVTKLPRRRAVNVIVNYYPVDAENELTVMLRGSKWEIQDFAACKTYEQYKNLGSAAANLYFLPNAAAAAKDLERRLGQEAIYVPYTYSYEELRANLRRVAERFALELPDTDGYERAIETKAKALLARVGKTPVAIDYTATPRPLSLARFLLDRGFSVYAVYLDSISCDEEADFRYLQSAYPHLSLRSTSHYKRRLLKRDDNERYGKVLAIGQMAAYFTNTPHFVNLIENSGLYGYVGILKLLDLIGDAGEETKDVRSIIQIKAWGCRG; this is encoded by the coding sequence ATGATTTATGAAAACGAAATACATCCCGACGTTATTTCGCCTGTAGTGACGCCTGACGGTGCCGAAATACGGATTGGCGACGCGGCTTATCCGCGCCCTTTTCGGATCGGGCTGCAATATGCGTCGCCGGCGCGCGGCCATTGGACGATTGCCCACTCGCCGTTGCTCATTCCCGAATGCCACGAGATTTACGTCTGCTGCGCCTGCTGCCTGCATGGCGTCGTCCTTTCGGCCGACGAGGTGCCGGGCGGCGCTGCACGGTTTTCCATGGTGACCTTGACCAATGAAAATATCATTAAAGGAAATCTGGAAGAAATGATGATCGACGGCATTGCGCATATCATTGAAAATCTGCCGCACCGGCCCAAATGTGTCGAAGGGTTTACGAGCTGCATGCAGCATTTTATGCACATCGACCTGCACGTCGTTTACGGGGCGTTGCGGCGCCGTTTTCCCGATATCGATTTTATTGACGGCTACATGATTCCGACACTGCAACGCCGTTTTACGCCAGATGTCCTGGGACGGCGGCAGCTGCTGCGGGCCGTGACGAAACTGCCGCGCCGCCGGGCCGTCAATGTTATCGTCAATTACTATCCTGTCGATGCCGAAAATGAATTGACGGTCATGTTGCGCGGCAGCAAGTGGGAAATCCAAGATTTTGCCGCCTGCAAAACGTATGAACAGTATAAAAATCTGGGAAGCGCCGCGGCCAATCTTTATTTTTTGCCTAATGCGGCGGCGGCGGCGAAAGATCTGGAGCGCCGTCTCGGCCAGGAAGCGATTTACGTGCCTTATACGTATTCTTACGAAGAACTGCGGGCCAATTTGCGCCGCGTCGCCGAGCGTTTCGCGCTGGAATTGCCGGATACGGACGGCTATGAGCGGGCCATCGAGACGAAGGCGAAGGCATTGCTGGCGCGCGTCGGCAAGACGCCCGTCGCCATTGACTATACGGCGACGCCCAGACCGTTGAGCCTGGCCCGTTTTCTGCTTGACCGCGGTTTTTCCGTCTATGCCGTTTATCTCGACAGTATCAGTTGTGACGAAGAGGCTGATTTCCGGTACCTGCAAAGCGCTTATCCGCACCTGTCGCTGCGGTCGACGTCGCACTACAAGCGGCGGTTGTTGAAACGGGATGATAATGAACGGTACGGGAAGGTGTTGGCAATCGGGCAGATGGCGGCATATTTTACGAATACGCCGCATTTCGTCAATCTTATCGAAAACAGCGGTTTATATGGTTACGTCGGCATCTTGAAGCTTCTCGACCTGATCGGCGACGCCGGCGAAGAAACAAAAGATGTACGGTCCATTATTCAAATTAAAGCTTGGGGGTGTCGCGGGTGA
- a CDS encoding AAA family ATPase — protein MRKVAIYGKGGIGKSTTTANVAAALALLQRQVIQIGCDPKADSTLNLLHGEPVMPVMDYYRKYTAAPDFDHLGKYGYGNVFCIETGGPTPGLGCAGRGIIATFDLLEELEVFERIRPDVVLYDVLGDVVCGGFSSPIRDGYAKEIFIVTSGEKMSLYAAANIYRAVRNFRDRGYAQVKGIILNRRDVDAEYERVRVFADACGVPIVADIPRSKEIQYYEDRGMTVVEGDRTLPVSRTYMDFAATLVADD, from the coding sequence ATGAGGAAAGTTGCCATTTACGGTAAAGGCGGCATCGGCAAGTCGACGACGACTGCCAACGTGGCGGCGGCGCTGGCGCTTCTGCAGCGGCAAGTCATTCAGATCGGCTGTGATCCGAAGGCCGATTCGACGCTTAATCTGCTTCACGGGGAGCCCGTCATGCCGGTTATGGACTATTATCGGAAGTATACGGCGGCGCCTGATTTCGATCATTTGGGAAAATACGGTTACGGCAACGTTTTTTGTATCGAAACGGGCGGGCCGACGCCGGGCCTCGGCTGTGCCGGCCGCGGCATTATTGCCACCTTCGATTTGCTCGAAGAACTCGAGGTTTTTGAGCGGATCCGGCCTGACGTGGTTCTCTACGATGTGCTTGGCGACGTCGTTTGCGGCGGCTTCTCGTCGCCTATTCGCGACGGCTACGCCAAGGAAATATTTATCGTCACATCCGGGGAAAAGATGTCCCTTTATGCGGCTGCCAATATCTATCGGGCCGTGCGGAATTTTCGCGACCGCGGCTATGCGCAAGTCAAGGGAATTATCCTCAATCGGCGCGACGTCGATGCCGAGTACGAGCGCGTTCGCGTCTTTGCCGACGCGTGCGGCGTTCCCATCGTTGCCGATATTCCGCGGAGCAAAGAGATTCAGTATTACGAAGACCGCGGCATGACCGTCGTCGAAGGAGACCGCACGCTGCCGGTCAGTCGGACGTATATGGATTTTGCCGCAACGTTGGTCGCCGATGACTGA
- a CDS encoding nitrogenase component 1: protein MEKEQDQLRRIRRLPPAVQLATAGLDGAACLAYVARHCAADCPTAPVMSQCCSWQADFTAAAPPKKINLLGVISPEQRRDAVRFLQRQGFIVHGVWGCGGDFDDLVRAGAAAANLVVTAAGLPAAAVLQERFGQPYVAAAALNDAVTAALKLAAADGRSRYLPEEGEYGWD, encoded by the coding sequence GTGGAGAAGGAACAGGATCAACTGCGCCGCATACGACGGCTTCCGCCGGCTGTACAGCTGGCTACGGCAGGGCTTGACGGCGCCGCCTGTCTGGCCTACGTGGCCCGTCATTGCGCGGCGGACTGTCCAACTGCGCCGGTGATGTCGCAATGTTGCTCGTGGCAGGCGGACTTTACAGCGGCGGCGCCGCCGAAAAAGATCAATTTACTTGGCGTTATTTCGCCGGAACAGAGGCGGGACGCCGTGCGTTTTTTGCAGCGTCAGGGGTTTATCGTACATGGCGTATGGGGCTGCGGCGGCGATTTTGACGACCTTGTTCGAGCCGGGGCAGCGGCCGCCAATCTCGTCGTCACGGCGGCAGGCCTGCCGGCGGCCGCCGTTTTGCAGGAACGGTTCGGACAGCCTTATGTCGCCGCCGCGGCTTTGAACGACGCGGTGACGGCGGCGTTGAAACTCGCCGCTGCCGACGGGCGGTCCCGCTATCTGCCGGAAGAGGGGGAGTACGGATGGGATTAA
- the hypD gene encoding hydrogenase formation protein HypD: MARQAYDIVTRYDGKPLRIMEVCGTHTHEIFRLGIRQLLPPALELISGPGCPVCVTPVSFIDEAIWLALERGVTICTFGDLIRVPGTQLNLAAARSCGARIEPVYAPQDAVMYAAAHGEEEVVFLAVGFETTAPAACLAVQQAEAAGLTNFSLLTANKTMPNAYRAMAGSCDAFIYPGHVHAVIGTAICEELATQGISGVIAGFTAKELLTALAYIVVKSGAGEPFFQNCYPRVVRREGSPKGQAIIDGVMELCDTEWRGLGVIPSSGLQLRAAYAAYDSRLKFAVPKQAGKANPACRCGDVLQGKCRPVDCPVFGKACTPDHAVGACMVSHEGTCAAFYQYGGI, from the coding sequence ATGGCCCGCCAGGCTTATGATATCGTGACCCGTTACGACGGCAAGCCGCTGCGGATCATGGAAGTGTGCGGCACGCATACGCATGAAATTTTCCGCCTCGGTATTCGGCAGCTCCTGCCGCCGGCGCTGGAATTGATTTCCGGTCCGGGCTGTCCGGTTTGCGTGACGCCGGTTTCCTTTATCGACGAAGCGATTTGGCTGGCGCTGGAACGGGGCGTTACGATTTGCACTTTCGGCGATTTAATCCGCGTACCGGGAACGCAGCTGAATCTGGCTGCTGCGCGCAGCTGCGGCGCTCGCATTGAACCCGTCTATGCGCCGCAAGATGCGGTGATGTATGCGGCGGCTCACGGCGAGGAAGAAGTCGTCTTTTTGGCCGTCGGTTTTGAGACGACGGCGCCGGCGGCCTGTCTTGCCGTGCAGCAGGCTGAAGCGGCGGGACTGACGAACTTTTCTCTGTTGACGGCGAATAAGACGATGCCCAACGCGTATCGCGCCATGGCCGGCAGCTGTGACGCCTTTATCTATCCCGGCCACGTTCATGCGGTCATCGGCACGGCGATTTGTGAGGAACTGGCGACACAGGGCATCTCCGGCGTAATCGCCGGTTTTACGGCGAAAGAACTGCTTACGGCGTTAGCGTATATCGTCGTCAAGAGCGGGGCCGGCGAGCCCTTCTTTCAAAACTGCTATCCCCGTGTCGTGCGACGTGAAGGCAGTCCGAAGGGACAGGCTATTATCGACGGCGTCATGGAACTGTGTGATACGGAATGGCGCGGTCTCGGCGTGATTCCGAGCTCGGGCCTGCAACTGCGCGCAGCTTACGCGGCGTACGACAGCCGCCTGAAGTTCGCTGTGCCAAAGCAGGCGGGCAAGGCGAATCCGGCCTGCCGCTGCGGCGACGTGCTGCAAGGTAAATGCAGGCCCGTCGATTGCCCCGTTTTCGGCAAGGCCTGCACGCCGGACCATGCCGTTGGCGCCTGCATGGTGTCGCACGAAGGGACGTGTGCGGCCTTTTATCAATACGGAGGAATTTAA